A genomic window from Quercus lobata isolate SW786 chromosome 10, ValleyOak3.0 Primary Assembly, whole genome shotgun sequence includes:
- the LOC115964830 gene encoding uncharacterized protein LOC115964830 produces the protein MCEQEEETLDHLFLKCPFARALWFGSPRNFRSDAIPSIRQWLINTLEKYKAGNGQEDNVLTDFSATLWVIWIYRNKVMFENETVDVQQAILSTSYFMIEWRIELDEYIQTGSTTTETAGNQSTCRSQNWQAIIIVDIKKCSREANWNGGAFVIKNRLGQSIRKGCYSWHSSNDETTYYPQLEKLCIRHGNKVSGR, from the coding sequence ATGTgtgaacaagaagaagaaacattGGACCATCTTTTCCTCAAATGTCCTTTTGCTAGAGCTTTATGGTTTGGCTCACCAAGGAACTTTCGTTCTGATGCTATCCCATCTATCCGGCAATGGTTGATAAACACTCTTGAGAAATATAAAGCAGGTAATGGACAGGAAGATAATGTTCTTACAGATTTTAGTGCCACTCTTTGGGTGATTTGGATTTATAGAAATAAGGTTATGTTTGAAAATGAAACTGTTGATGTCCAACAAGCCATCTTAAGCACCAGTTACTTCATGATAGAATGGAGAATAGAGTTAGATGAATATATCCAAACTGGTTCAACAACTACTGAAACTGCTGGAAACCAGTCTACATGCCGATCTCAGAATTGGCAAGCAATAATTATAGTTGATATAAAAAAGTGTTCGCGCGAAGCTAATTGGAATGGAGGTGCCTTTGTGATCAAAAATCGTTTAGGCCAGTCCATTCGTAAAGGTTGTTATTCCTGGCATTCCAGCAATGATGAAACAACCTACTATCCACAATTAGAGAAGCTTTGTATAAGGCATGGAAACAAGGTTTCAGGGAGGTAA